From one Orcinus orca chromosome 10, mOrcOrc1.1, whole genome shotgun sequence genomic stretch:
- the LOC125965576 gene encoding LOW QUALITY PROTEIN: DNA replication factor Cdt1-like (The sequence of the model RefSeq protein was modified relative to this genomic sequence to represent the inferred CDS: inserted 2 bases in 2 codons; substituted 1 base at 1 genomic stop codon) → MVVSQGIGMPEERERDGGTAAILHHLLNTSDSVRQQFYTFTCTSDLQLPSPILPSADSFTSFFIGEIETMRVNDLISSSKSALTLFLHPLSWSSFRALFSPKQEDKGHPLSWSATLTGSPGGHKVPSKVTLSELKSCLQWAQELGARVQELKASAQKNAGEPRALEDKGHPAGLRGEQMPAYQHFLALAQQGPPGLVLPYKYQVLAEMFCCMDTIVGMLYNRSETVTFTRVKQGVQYMMHKCFEECSVGRIKTVYPGSYCFRLERYAATFKDDGRRSDYQLTIERLLDQQAGSVAPQLTASRLLRWCQIFSQNLVARVRXYHRAFLASLKPPHPPPPMEVPEDQLARWHPRFNVDEVPDIEPAKLPQPPTVEKLATAQEVLAGACSLVSSRMEKALSDLAQLTAEPSSPWSPSPALPAXPAAMPPAALKGMSQVLLERIRXQEAQKQLAQMTRRLEQEQRLQGLERLPEVARVLRSVFRSEHKPALSMEMACTRMVGGYRTATSPWEMEKHVHLLSELLSDWLSLHRICTDTYVNLGKAADLAGVLARLAHLARAEEAL, encoded by the exons AtggttgtgtctcagggaatagggatgcccgaggagagggagagggacggGGGAACTGCTG CAATTCTTCATCATTTGCTTAATACTTCTGACTCTGTGAGGCAACAGTTTTATACCTTCACCTGTACCTCAGACCTCCAACTCCCATCCCCAATTCTCCCCTCAGCTGATTCCTTCACTTCATTTTTCATTggtgaaatagaaacaatgagAGTAAATGACCTCATCTCCTCCAGCAAATCTGCACTGACTCTGTTTCTGCACCCGCTGTCTTGGTCCAGCTTCCG AGCACTTTTCTCCCCAAAGCAAGAAGACAAAGGCCACCCTCTCAGCTGGTCAGCGACCCTGACTGGCAGCCCAGGAGGACACAAGGTCCCTTCAAAGGTCACCCTTTCTGAGCTCAAGTCTTGCCTGCAGTGGGCGCAGGAGCTGGGGGCACGGGTCCAGGAGCTGAAGGCAAGTGCACAGAAGAATGCTGGGGAACCCAGAGCACTGGAGGACAAGGGGCACCCAGCAGGGCTACGTGGTGAGCAGATGCCTGCCTATCAGCACTTCCTCGCCCTGGCCCAGCAGGGGCCCCCGGGCCTTGTGCTGCCCTACAAGTACCAGGTGCTGGCCGAGATGTTCTGCTGCATGGACACCATCGTGGGCATGCTGTACAACCGCTCTGAGACTGTGACCTTCACCAGGGTCAAGCAGGGAGTCCAGTACATGATGCACAAGTGCTTTGAGGAGTGCAGTGTGGGCCGGATCAAAACCGTGTACCCTGGCTCCTACTGCTTCCGCCTGGAGCGCTACGCCGCCACATTCAAGGACGATGGCAGGAGGTCTGATTACCAGCTCACCATCGAGCGGCTGCTGGACCAGCAGGCTGGCAGTGTGGCTCCCCAGCTCACGGCATCGCGCCTGCTGCGGTGGTGCCAGATCTTCAGCCAGAATCTGGTAGCCCGTGTCCGGTAGTATCACAGGGCCTTCCTGGCCTCCCTgaaacccccccaccccccgccgcccaTGGAGGTTCCTGAGGACCAGCTGGCACGCTGGCACCCCCGCTTCAATGTGGACGAAGTGCCTGACATCGAGCCGGCCAAGCTGCCCCAGCCGCCCACCGTGGAGAAGCTGGCCACCGCCCAGGAGGTGTTGGCCGGTGCCTGCAGCCTGGTGTCATCCAGGATGGAGAAGGCTCTGAGTGACCTGGCCCAGCTCACGGCCGAGCCTAGCAGCCCCTGGTCCCCCAGCCCGGCACTGCCAG ACCCTGCCGCTATGCCGCCTGCCGCCCTGAAGGGGATGTCCCAGGTCCTGCTGGAGCGGATCC CCCAGGAGGCGCAGAAGCAGCTGGCGCAGATGACCCGGCGCCTGGAACAGGAGCAGCGGCTGCAGGGGCTCGAGCGGCTTCCTGAGGTGGCCCGCGTGCTGCGCAGCGTCTTCAGGTCAGAGCACAAGCCAGCGCTCAGCATGGAGATGGCCTGCACCAGGATGGTGGGCGGCTACCGCACGGCCACGAGCCCCTGGGAGATGGAGAAGCATGTGCACCTCCTCTCTGAGCTGCTGTCCGACTGGCTCAGCCTCCACCGCATCTGCACGGACACCTACGTCAATCTGGGCAAGGCCGCCGACCTGGCGGGTGTCTTGGCACGGCTGGCCCACCTTGCCCGTGCTGAGGAGGCGCTGTGA